The window TGCTCTTCAATGTGCATTAGTttagtacatatgtatttttatcaCTTTGATTTAACTCATTTAACGTCTTGGATTAAAATTGGAAGAAGGTCAGGAAATTGTTTAATGACCTTactaaagaaaaaacaaattaaatgtcGAAATAAAGATTTAAATACCTAccgacaaaaattaaaaatctttagATGCAGATACTTCAGGGGGTCCTGATGCCATGAAGTAAAAATCCTTTTCGTTGTTTCACTTAATCGTTCTTTGAGCCCTCTATGCTTAACCCATAGTAGTGGACAGATGCTTATTGCTACCTTGAGCAATTGCAGGACCATCATTTGTCACACAAGTTGGTATGGCACTCGACCATTTGCCATTCTTCATGCACTTGAGCACCTTGGAGCCGCGCAACTCAAGGCCAGCATCACAAGTAAATGTGACACTCTCCCCAATGGCATAATAGAATTTAACCGAGGACATACGTCCACTGATGACGGTACCCGGATACGAGCAGGCCTGCACACATTTGGGCAAACCGCCAGACCAGCGTCCGTTATCCTGACAGGCAATTATTGGCTGACCTTGCATCATATACTCCGGGTTGCAATTGAATTGGACCACATCGCCGGCACGATAGGGTGCCGAGCCTTGTGCGTAACCGTTTTGCGGGGCACCGGGATTATCGCATTGCACCTCGACGCATGTGGGGAATGGTGTTGCCCATTCCCCGTTCGGATTACATATGGCCTCGGAAGGACCTCGCAAACCGTAACCCGACGAGCATGAGAATGCCGCTCTGCCGCCCACTTCGCGGGATAGAATGGATACCGAAACGCGCGGCGAGCTCATATTGTTGGGCAGCGGTATATCGCCGCATTCGACGCTTTCGCAAACCGGCAACGGTGCGCTCCAATTGCCACTCGGCAAGCAAAATAGCTCCGATGCGCCAATCAACGAGTTGCCATTGGCACAGGACAACAGCACGCGTGTGCTCAGCTTAGTATCgtttgtatttaaaattagGCCACGTCGAATGGGTATCTCTGGGCAATTGATGGCCTTGACCACCACCTCAACGGCATGCTCATGACGTGCTGGTGTCATGCACGAATAGAAGCCAGTGTCCTCGCTAACGGCGTCCACAACACTCAGGCGGTATTCCAGAGTTGGCTCTCGACCTTCATCTGCTTCCGTCACCCAACCTTCAGTGTAGTTtctattaaacaaaacaaaacaaaccatttAAGCCTTCCAATAGACACATGAAGCTCACGGTACCCACTTATATGTATGAGAAGTAGTCCATTTTGGATTACCGAATCGACGCATCCATAAACATTCCATAAATAGTGTTGTTCCGGGATAGACAATTAATTTGCCATCATTACTCTGGGCAATGGGTCCGTTCTGATGCCGGAAGAGTATAGTTGGAGCCTTTTCCACTACAAAAACAAGTCGTATCAATGGAAATTCaaatgttattaaaaaaatggtTACCCACTTGCAAAATCATTCTCCTGATTGAGACCAGAGCACATGGGCTTGATATTTGTCCATTCCGAGTGTATACAAGTACGTTCATGACTTCCAATCATTGAGAATTTACCAATATCCACACATCTGATATatgtgaaataaaaaattccaGAACTACTTGGCTGTAAAGTTATAAATTGCAAGTTTACCTAGATATAATGGTTGCTCCAGGTGGAAATTCGACAATATCTTCACGGATTTCCAAATCATTATAAAAGCTGACCACATTCGGTTCATTGTTCTTGAACAAACAAGTTCCATTCTCTGAGAAAAAGCATATAAAGCATCGATTCTATATCAAAATCTCTGCAAACTCACCGCAATTGTAAGAACGTCCAATCCATTGACCATCATCGCATACAATACGCCAAGTTTGTCGATCTCCCGCTGCATTGGGTATGCAATTGAAGAAGATCTCTGTGCCACTCTCATAGATACGCTCGATCTCAGCATGATCGGCATTTTTGTAAACCAAAGCACCATCGGTTAGACTAGGTGGACCACACATTTTCAAATCATCATGATCGTCCGTGTCGTTATTatgatgatcatgatcatTGTCCAATTCGTTGTGCTCAATCTTGGAGTGTGGTGTCGTTGGTGTAACATGTTCCAGCTCCTCGCGCGACTTACGCAACCCGGACTCGCAGGGTATACTTGGAGGTGTTAGAACACCCTTATGACAGGACATCTCAATCGGATTGGCATTCGTCGAGAGTTCACAACGCACACTAACCGTACTACCATGACCTATAGTGAGGCCAGCACGATAACCACCCtgtaaaaaataatatattagactaaAACTTTTCCTTTCTTACTAATACATACATCATAGATGACACCAGGAATATTAGGCAAAGTGCAGGGCACAGAAGTACACTCGGAAAATGCATTTACCGACCAAGAGCCATGGGCACAACGCAGCTGAGCCGAACCCTATGATGATAGAAAAGTACTTTAGTCATGGAAAGTTTAGTTAAAGAAAATCATTACCTGTAGATTAAAGCCCTCCTGACACTCTAGGGTTATGAACTCATTCGACTGTATCTCTTCATAGCTGGACAAGGGCGTTAATGAGGGTTTATCACTTAGTTGCTTAGTATGCGGTTCCACCTTATAATATTGGCCATGCTCCACGGCTGGCACTAGGCATGGAGCGGATAAGCATTTCGGTATATCCGGTTTCCAAATGCCACGTATGCAACGAGCCGTAGCATTTTCACCCTTGATATTTAACTTAAATCCCGCATTACATTCAAGTTGAAGCATTATTCCCACAGCATTTCGTCCGGGAGCTTTGCCCGGACGTACAGTGGTGATATTAGCAAATGAATCCCAATCGAGATCCTCACAGGGGCCACGCAAACGTTTGCCACcagctcctcctcctcctttcACCGCATCGACACCGTCGCTAGTGTCCACCTCTCCGTCAGCAGTCAGAGTGCCAGGCGAGGGGGGAACAGAATTTATATTGGTATTACGCTTCCGGCGACGTCGCACAATCTGCGACTTCAATTGCTCGATCAGAGCTCGTGTGGCGTTCACATGATAGTTACGTGATGCTAACGATGGTGAACCACCACTGACTGGTGGAGCTTCATTTGAGCTGTGTTCAATGCGATTTCTATAACGTGAGCTCTGATTGATATTCGGCATGGGGACTATAGCTCCACGATAAtcattgttattattattattatcccCATAATCATCACCGTCACCGGCATTTCTTGATTTGTGTGTGGCCTTGCGTGTCAGTATATACTCTGgattattatattgattaTACCAGCGTCCATCCTGTACGTTAACCTTTTGATACAGACGATTTTGACCAAGTATTTTACGTACATAGCGTTGATAACGTTCTTTGATTTTCTGATAATACTTTGAATAGGCCAAGTCCAAGTCGGTTGGATTGGGATTAGCACCACGTTTCACACGATGTTCTGAGGTTCCAACTGGCAAGTAAACATGATTATCTTTACCATTTAAATATAGACTGAGACGATTGACTTACCCGCTGCCAACAAGTGTTGATTCTCTGCAATTTGTCGCTGAAGCTGCCTCTGACGACGTAGTAGGTAGACCGATCGCAATTGACGCAATTGAAGAGAccgccgacgacgacgattCCAACGTAGACGTGGATGTTGGCCTAGCAGGCATTGTGGCAGATCCAAGGGACGCCATTTACCACCCACACAAGTTGCCCCGGGAGGACCAACCTAGAAATCAATCGGGCAGAAGTCTTAAAAAGACCTAAGACACAAATATTAGAGACCTACCTCAAGCACATAACCCTTATCGCAGTCATACATGATTTGTTTGTTATTCACAATTTTCTTCACATACGGCCGATAATCGTATAGACCCATATTGCCCACTAGCAAGACCTTTCCATTGGGTATATAGCCGGGGAATGAGCAAAATACTTCATCACATTTTGGTGTATCTCCCGTCCAATTGCCAAACGAACATGTTAGAACATAATCATGCGGATCTGTGACATCTTTACCCTCAGGACTAACCAATTTGAAGCCATCTTTGCACTTGAAACGAGCCTTCATGCCATGCTCTGTCTTGGGCGCCATTACCATGCCATGTTTGGGAGGTCTGGGCATGCTCTTACAACGTGCCGGGACACAA is drawn from Drosophila willistoni isolate 14030-0811.24 chromosome 2R unlocalized genomic scaffold, UCI_dwil_1.1 Seg167, whole genome shotgun sequence and contains these coding sequences:
- the LOC6641908 gene encoding uncharacterized protein LOC6641908 isoform X1, with protein sequence MNRLLLQCLVATILVYKVISVPTATTTTATTGSAQSTTEIPQQDDEDDDWDEDDDSLESDDDGRVYKNPRNSPSTECPRDEEQATLLGQKCLRKCSSDEDCKSKKKKCLCDGVCGNSCIKPDRECPELAQPSLGQVTVAGRHFGARASYACPHGYHVVGLQSRLCQADGNWAGAEPACKQNIYCLKPPQIEHARNSALLEQETFDLDSTVQYHCHTGYVTNGFPRAKCLAIDNQASWYGPDIQCEPRSCGQPPDPAYGWHSGECYTYGCKITYNCGTGYELVGKHERYCQSDGSWTPKELPTCVLVTSVVCPTPENPKNGKATYTTLAYNSVVSYECRYGYTLVGESSSRCGADRKWSGTVPTCKEINCGHPGVLYNGWIENIEAGTGLGASIIFRCQPEMMINGLGSSVCQIDGRWRNALPECLAPCVVPTISQGYVIPIEIMTDENGTTIVTPTTTTTQSPTQSLGGVEKVKHGTALEVKCDENYEFPVSVLSPPTCNNGTWSIIPRCVPARCKSMPRPPKHGMVMAPKTEHGMKARFKCKDGFKLVSPEGKDVTDPHDYVLTCSFGNWTGDTPKCDEVFCSFPGYIPNGKVLLVGNMGLYDYRPYVKKIVNNKQIMYDCDKGYVLEVGPPGATCVGGKWRPLDLPQCLLGQHPRLRWNRRRRRSLQLRQLRSVYLLRRQRQLQRQIAENQHLLAAVGTSEHRVKRGANPNPTDLDLAYSKYYQKIKERYQRYVRKILGQNRLYQKVNVQDGRWYNQYNNPEYILTRKATHKSRNAGDGDDYGDNNNNNNDYRGAIVPMPNINQSSRYRNRIEHSSNEAPPVSGGSPSLASRNYHVNATRALIEQLKSQIVRRRRKRNTNINSVPPSPGTLTADGEVDTSDGVDAVKGGGGAGGKRLRGPCEDLDWDSFANITTVRPGKAPGRNAVGIMLQLECNAGFKLNIKGENATARCIRGIWKPDIPKCLSAPCLVPAVEHGQYYKVEPHTKQLSDKPSLTPLSSYEEIQSNEFITLECQEGFNLQGSAQLRCAHGSWSVNAFSECTSVPCTLPNIPGVIYDGGYRAGLTIGHGSTVSVRCELSTNANPIEMSCHKGVLTPPSIPCESGLRKSREELEHVTPTTPHSKIEHNELDNDHDHHNNDTDDHDDLKMCGPPSLTDGALVYKNADHAEIERIYESGTEIFFNCIPNAAGDRQTWRIVCDDGQWIGRSYNCENGTCLFKNNEPNVVSFYNDLEIREDIVEFPPGATIISRCVDIGKFSMIGSHERTCIHSEWTNIKPMCSGLNQENDFAMEKAPTILFRHQNGPIAQSNDGKLIVYPGTTLFMECLWMRRFGNPKWTTSHTYKNYTEGWVTEADEGREPTLEYRLSVVDAVSEDTGFYSCMTPARHEHAVEVVVKAINCPEIPIRRGLILNTNDTKLSTRVLLSCANGNSLIGASELFCLPSGNWSAPLPVCESVECGDIPLPNNMSSPRVSVSILSREVGGRAAFSCSSGYGLRGPSEAICNPNGEWATPFPTCVEVQCDNPGAPQNGYAQGSAPYRAGDVVQFNCNPEYMMQGQPIIACQDNGRWSGGLPKCVQACSYPGTVISGRMSSVKFYYAIGESVTFTCDAGLELRGSKVLKCMKNGKWSSAIPTCVTNDGPAIAQGSNKHLSTTMG